In a genomic window of Mycolicibacter heraklionensis:
- a CDS encoding acyl-CoA carboxylase subunit beta, whose amino-acid sequence MVQVLPDRVDDTAPGYLKNREGLSAQLHTIVEQLALVNGGGGAKYVARHRKRGKLLVRERIELMLDPDTAFLELCPFAAWGSKFPVGGSVVVGIGVVEGIESMIIAHDPTVRGGASNPYTFRKVFRGMAIARENRLPIINIVESGGADLPTQADIFVPGGQLFHDLTQHSAAGLPTLALVFGNSTAGGAYVPGMCDYVVMVRNRSKVFLGGPPLVKMATGEVSDDESLGGADMHARTSGLADYMAEDEQDAIRIGRRIMARLNWRKNGPGPTTPPHPPVHDPDQLLGIASVDPKVPFDPRDVIARVVDGSAFDEFKPLYGTSLVTGWASIHGFPVGILANARGILFSEEAEKGSQFIQLANQIDTPLIFLQNTTGFMVGAEYEQGGIIKDGAKMINAVSNSTVPHVTITMGASYGAGNYGMCGRSYSPRFLFAWPNSKSAVMGPAQLAGVLSIVARESAADRGLPFDEEADAQMRAAVEEQIERESVALANSGRLYDDGIIDPRDTRTVLGFCLSVIHNGEVRGQRGYGVFRM is encoded by the coding sequence TTGGTACAGGTCTTGCCCGACCGGGTCGACGACACCGCGCCCGGGTATCTCAAGAACCGCGAAGGACTGAGCGCGCAACTCCACACCATCGTGGAGCAACTGGCGCTGGTCAACGGCGGCGGAGGCGCGAAATACGTTGCGCGCCACCGCAAGCGGGGCAAGCTGCTCGTCCGCGAGCGCATCGAGCTGATGCTCGACCCCGACACGGCGTTCCTCGAACTATGTCCCTTCGCCGCCTGGGGCAGTAAGTTCCCCGTCGGCGGTAGCGTGGTGGTCGGCATCGGCGTAGTCGAGGGCATCGAGTCGATGATCATCGCCCACGACCCCACCGTCCGCGGCGGCGCATCGAACCCCTATACCTTCCGCAAGGTGTTCCGCGGCATGGCCATCGCGCGGGAGAACCGACTGCCCATCATCAACATCGTCGAGTCTGGCGGCGCCGACCTGCCCACACAGGCAGACATCTTCGTGCCCGGCGGACAGCTGTTCCACGACTTGACACAGCACAGCGCAGCGGGGCTGCCGACACTGGCCTTGGTCTTCGGCAACTCCACCGCTGGAGGTGCGTACGTCCCGGGCATGTGCGACTACGTCGTGATGGTTCGCAACCGTTCCAAGGTGTTCCTCGGGGGTCCGCCGCTGGTCAAGATGGCCACGGGCGAGGTCTCCGATGACGAGTCGCTCGGCGGCGCCGACATGCACGCCCGCACCTCGGGGCTGGCCGATTACATGGCCGAGGACGAGCAGGATGCGATCCGCATCGGCCGTCGCATCATGGCGCGGCTCAACTGGCGGAAGAACGGCCCCGGACCCACCACGCCGCCGCACCCACCGGTGCACGACCCCGATCAGCTGCTCGGCATCGCGTCGGTCGATCCGAAGGTGCCCTTCGACCCCCGCGACGTCATCGCCCGAGTGGTCGACGGCTCGGCCTTCGACGAGTTCAAACCTCTCTACGGCACGTCACTCGTCACCGGCTGGGCCTCGATCCACGGCTTCCCAGTCGGCATCCTCGCCAACGCACGGGGCATCCTGTTCAGTGAGGAGGCCGAGAAAGGTTCGCAGTTCATCCAACTGGCAAATCAGATCGACACCCCCCTCATCTTCCTGCAGAACACCACCGGTTTCATGGTCGGTGCCGAGTACGAACAGGGCGGCATCATCAAGGACGGCGCCAAGATGATCAACGCCGTATCCAACAGCACGGTCCCCCACGTGACCATCACCATGGGTGCGTCCTACGGTGCCGGGAACTACGGCATGTGCGGGCGATCGTACTCGCCGCGTTTCCTATTCGCTTGGCCTAACTCGAAGTCGGCCGTGATGGGTCCGGCGCAACTGGCCGGAGTGCTGTCCATCGTGGCGCGCGAGTCCGCCGCCGACCGCGGGCTGCCCTTCGACGAGGAGGCCGACGCCCAGATGCGCGCCGCCGTCGAGGAACAGATCGAGCGCGAATCCGTCGCACTGGCCAACAGCGGCCGACTTTACGACGACGGGATCATCGATCCCCGCGATACGCGGACCG
- a CDS encoding TetR/AcrR family transcriptional regulator, translated as MSPARVYGGLSAAQRDAQRRVMLIDAAVSIMGTHGATACTVTAVCAKSGVTSRYFYQQFRDRDALLRAVFAKISATFQAVITSAIPDDTVAPQELAYAPIKALVQVIENDPSMARILFVESGAEPLLRQLRSELMTDFAELVLREARLHLDIPSEVLQVADLAATYGVGGLFEILRRWIDGQLNLSTEMLIEHCAGFLGSLGLYTLGQAPDQAAPRLAAVDETR; from the coding sequence ATGAGTCCAGCACGTGTTTATGGCGGGCTGTCCGCAGCTCAACGCGATGCGCAGCGCCGCGTGATGTTGATTGATGCCGCGGTCTCAATCATGGGCACCCACGGAGCTACCGCGTGCACCGTGACCGCCGTGTGTGCGAAGTCAGGAGTGACGAGCCGGTACTTCTACCAGCAGTTTCGCGACCGAGACGCACTCTTGCGCGCGGTATTTGCCAAGATCTCCGCCACCTTCCAGGCGGTGATAACCAGCGCCATTCCGGACGACACGGTTGCTCCTCAAGAACTCGCTTACGCTCCGATCAAGGCCCTGGTTCAGGTGATCGAGAACGATCCCAGCATGGCCCGCATACTGTTTGTCGAATCGGGCGCAGAACCCCTCCTTCGGCAGCTGCGAAGCGAGCTGATGACCGATTTTGCGGAGCTGGTGCTCAGAGAGGCCCGCTTGCACCTCGATATACCCAGCGAGGTGCTTCAAGTCGCAGATCTCGCCGCCACCTACGGTGTCGGGGGCCTGTTCGAGATACTCCGTCGCTGGATAGACGGACAACTGAACCTCTCGACTGAAATGCTTATCGAGCACTGTGCGGGTTTTCTCGGCAGTCTCGGCCTATATACCCTCGGGCAGGCGCCTGATCAGGCCGCTCCGCGGCTGGCCGCAGTTGACGAGACCCGATAG
- a CDS encoding metal-dependent hydrolase, translated as MSEDQARTRTRVLPKPRRVRFPMPTSTKRQHFVDGDLVMSHFISVLSATFPEGEDFFIRSVRNFQSSIDDPQLDTAVKGFIGQEATHRHQHRLLNERLQVMGYPTARIDRHVARLIKRLERRFSPEMRLSMTSALEHYTATLAEIILTSEDAQKLIGQTEVRPILLWHAFEESEHKAVAFDVYRLVGGTERTRVRGMRIASVILFGELILQTALSMAADKASYNPVTLVRSLYRFSRTPMFTADALRRFRSYNRPGFHPDDWDSAAVLEHWSKELFDQDGSQRVIASSG; from the coding sequence GTGTCGGAAGATCAAGCCCGGACCAGGACCCGCGTGCTGCCAAAACCCAGGCGTGTTCGTTTTCCGATGCCGACCTCCACGAAGCGGCAACACTTCGTGGATGGCGACCTGGTGATGAGCCATTTCATCTCGGTGCTTTCTGCGACGTTCCCGGAAGGCGAGGATTTCTTCATCCGATCGGTCAGGAACTTCCAGAGCTCCATCGACGATCCCCAATTGGATACAGCGGTCAAGGGTTTCATCGGACAAGAGGCCACACATCGACACCAGCATCGTCTCCTCAACGAGCGACTCCAGGTCATGGGGTATCCGACGGCGCGAATCGACCGTCATGTCGCACGCCTGATCAAGCGATTGGAACGGCGCTTTTCGCCGGAAATGCGGCTGTCCATGACCTCCGCGTTGGAGCACTACACCGCTACGCTGGCAGAAATCATTCTTACCAGCGAAGACGCCCAGAAGCTCATCGGACAGACAGAGGTTCGACCGATTCTGCTGTGGCATGCCTTCGAGGAGTCGGAGCACAAAGCGGTTGCCTTCGATGTCTATCGGCTCGTGGGAGGAACCGAGCGCACCCGTGTACGCGGCATGCGGATCGCTTCAGTAATTCTGTTCGGCGAACTCATTCTGCAGACTGCCCTGTCCATGGCCGCTGACAAAGCCTCATATAACCCGGTCACGTTGGTGCGCAGTCTGTACCGCTTCAGTCGCACCCCGATGTTCACCGCCGATGCGCTGCGGCGTTTCCGTTCCTACAATCGCCCGGGTTTCCATCCTGATGATTGGGACAGCGCCGCGGTCCTGGAGCATTGGAGCAAAGAACTGTTCGACCAAGACGGTTCACAGCGAGTTATCGCTTCGTCGGGATAG
- a CDS encoding TetR/AcrR family transcriptional regulator, protein MIEAATEIWSESGWAAVTMRGVCARTGLNDRYFYEGFKTRDELLVAAWDGVRNDMLGEVAALFNERANRPPIETITAAITIVVDRIARDPGRARILLAQHVGSSPLQDRRAVALQEATQLVVEASRPHLRQDADEIALRMDTLIAVGGFVEVITAWHSGLLAVTEKEVVAHTSRLAETLAQRYVISD, encoded by the coding sequence TTGATCGAGGCCGCAACCGAGATTTGGAGTGAGAGCGGTTGGGCCGCGGTCACTATGCGCGGCGTATGCGCCCGCACAGGGCTGAACGATCGATACTTCTACGAGGGCTTCAAGACGCGCGATGAGCTGCTCGTTGCTGCGTGGGATGGCGTCCGCAATGACATGCTCGGCGAGGTCGCCGCGCTCTTCAACGAGCGTGCGAATCGGCCGCCGATCGAAACCATCACCGCGGCGATCACCATCGTGGTCGACCGGATCGCACGCGATCCCGGCCGGGCACGCATCCTCCTCGCTCAGCATGTCGGTAGCTCACCGCTACAAGACCGCCGCGCCGTGGCGCTACAGGAAGCAACGCAGTTGGTCGTTGAGGCAAGCCGGCCACACCTCCGACAAGATGCCGACGAGATAGCCCTTCGCATGGACACCCTGATCGCTGTCGGGGGATTCGTCGAAGTCATCACCGCCTGGCACTCCGGTTTGCTTGCGGTGACCGAGAAAGAAGTGGTCGCGCACACCAGCAGACTTGCTGAAACCCTGGCTCAACGCTATGTCATCAGCGACTGA
- a CDS encoding SDR family NAD(P)-dependent oxidoreductase, with protein MRLLPFGGAPGRTHRADAVVTGAGSGIGRAFAVELARRGGRVVCADKDPVTAKESAELVRQAGGEGFDIACDVTDLEQVRNLADVSEDWFEKAASLVINNAGIGAGGNRIGATSIEDWNAAISVNLWGVIYGCETFVPRLRSNGHGGVINVASAASFGSAPRMAAYNVSKAGVLALSETLAAELSGTDINVTVLCPTFVKTNIVNNPQIDEAAARLAANLMKWTGISPQHVARTTLNAHDRGQIYVVPQLDAKVLWQLKRALPGPFTRTLGLVERMASWNDSAE; from the coding sequence ATGAGATTGCTGCCCTTCGGCGGCGCACCAGGCAGAACGCACCGCGCCGATGCAGTCGTCACGGGCGCAGGAAGCGGTATCGGCCGCGCATTCGCCGTGGAGCTTGCGCGCCGAGGTGGACGCGTGGTGTGCGCCGACAAAGATCCCGTCACTGCAAAAGAGTCGGCAGAGTTGGTGAGGCAGGCTGGCGGCGAGGGCTTCGACATCGCATGCGATGTCACCGATCTTGAGCAGGTCCGCAACCTCGCTGATGTGAGCGAAGACTGGTTCGAGAAGGCTGCGAGCCTCGTCATCAACAACGCCGGAATCGGTGCGGGCGGCAACCGCATCGGCGCGACGTCGATCGAGGACTGGAACGCGGCGATTTCTGTCAACCTCTGGGGCGTTATCTACGGCTGCGAGACTTTTGTGCCTCGGCTCCGCAGCAATGGGCATGGCGGAGTCATCAATGTGGCGTCGGCAGCGAGCTTTGGCTCGGCCCCTCGGATGGCGGCTTACAACGTGAGCAAGGCCGGGGTGCTCGCTCTGTCGGAGACATTGGCGGCCGAACTGAGCGGTACTGACATCAACGTCACAGTGCTTTGCCCCACCTTCGTGAAGACGAACATCGTCAACAATCCTCAAATCGACGAGGCGGCTGCAAGACTCGCGGCCAACCTGATGAAATGGACCGGCATTTCGCCACAGCACGTTGCTCGAACGACGTTGAACGCGCACGATCGCGGACAAATTTATGTAGTACCCCAACTCGATGCCAAAGTCTTGTGGCAACTCAAGAGAGCCCTACCCGGCCCCTTTACTCGCACGCTGGGCCTCGTGGAGCGCATGGCCTCATGGAACGATTCAGCCGAGTAG
- a CDS encoding flavin-containing monooxygenase — protein MTGTTTTLIVGAGFAGIGAAIRLLQEGTDDLVILERSDRVGGTWRDNTYPGAACDIPSLLYSYSFEPNPGWTRTYSGSAEILEYIDDMVAKYDLARFIQFDTDVTALEFDESAGIWMADTADGKRYHTRSVVMASGPLANASFPDIRGIDSYGGKKIHSARWDHGYDLGGKRVAVIGTGASAVQIIPELVKSAASVKVFQRTPGWVLPRVNFRHPAWARSTFTHLPVSEQALRDAWFWAHEVMAVGMVWNTAATSAIQLAAKAHLRRQVKDSWLRRQLTPHFRPGCKRMLMTSDYYPALQADNCKLISWPIATLSPNGVRTADGVEHEVDCIVFATGFDVAKRGTPFPISGLGGRKLGDEWSQGTFAFKSVSVAGYPNLFFTFGPNSGPGHNSALVYMEAAIDYIVKAIKLLQQNDIGTLDVREDRQDRYHSEIQRRLRRTTWNSGCSSWYLTEDGYNGTMYPGFATQFMRELSRLDPHDYVITRRDDTHVELTQSL, from the coding sequence ATGACAGGCACCACGACGACGTTGATCGTCGGCGCCGGGTTCGCAGGTATCGGTGCGGCGATCAGACTGCTTCAAGAGGGCACGGATGACTTGGTCATCCTGGAACGGTCAGATCGCGTCGGAGGCACCTGGCGAGACAATACTTATCCCGGTGCGGCCTGCGATATTCCCTCGCTTCTCTACTCCTACTCGTTCGAGCCGAATCCGGGCTGGACTCGTACCTACTCGGGGAGCGCTGAGATCCTCGAATATATCGACGATATGGTCGCCAAGTACGATCTTGCCCGGTTCATCCAGTTTGATACCGACGTGACTGCCTTGGAATTCGATGAGAGTGCCGGCATCTGGATGGCCGACACGGCAGATGGAAAGCGGTATCACACCCGGTCAGTTGTGATGGCCAGTGGACCACTTGCCAACGCCAGCTTTCCCGATATTCGGGGTATTGACTCGTACGGTGGAAAAAAGATCCACAGCGCTCGATGGGACCATGGCTACGATCTCGGCGGTAAGAGGGTTGCAGTCATCGGGACAGGCGCGAGCGCGGTTCAGATCATTCCCGAGCTCGTAAAGTCGGCTGCCTCGGTCAAAGTCTTCCAGAGAACGCCCGGCTGGGTGTTGCCCAGGGTGAACTTCAGGCATCCGGCCTGGGCGCGTTCGACCTTCACACACCTGCCGGTGAGCGAACAAGCGCTCCGCGACGCGTGGTTTTGGGCCCACGAAGTGATGGCAGTGGGTATGGTCTGGAACACCGCCGCGACGTCCGCGATACAGCTGGCGGCCAAGGCTCATCTCCGTCGGCAGGTGAAAGACTCCTGGTTGAGACGTCAGTTGACGCCCCATTTCAGGCCTGGATGCAAGCGCATGCTCATGACCAGTGATTATTACCCTGCGCTACAGGCGGATAACTGCAAGCTGATCAGCTGGCCGATCGCCACATTGTCACCCAACGGTGTTCGGACCGCCGACGGTGTCGAGCACGAAGTGGACTGTATCGTATTTGCCACTGGCTTCGATGTGGCCAAACGTGGCACCCCGTTCCCGATTAGCGGCCTCGGCGGTCGGAAGCTCGGCGATGAATGGTCTCAGGGGACATTTGCCTTCAAGAGCGTGAGCGTGGCCGGGTATCCGAACTTATTCTTCACTTTCGGACCGAATTCGGGGCCAGGCCACAACTCGGCGCTCGTATATATGGAGGCTGCAATTGACTATATAGTCAAGGCGATCAAGCTCCTTCAGCAAAATGACATCGGCACTTTGGATGTGAGGGAGGATCGTCAGGACCGCTATCACTCCGAAATTCAGCGCCGCCTTCGACGAACGACTTGGAATTCGGGGTGCAGCAGTTGGTATTTGACCGAGGACGGCTACAACGGCACGATGTACCCAGGTTTCGCGACCCAGTTTATGAGAGAACTATCCCGCTTGGATCCTCATGATTACGTGATAACCCGGCGCGACGATACACACGTCGAGCTGACGCAATCACTCTGA
- a CDS encoding flavin-containing monooxygenase translates to MDRKSDRNYEIIIIGAGFSGIGSGISLMKAGFTDFLMVDDADGVGGTWHWNTYPGIAVDIPSFSYQFSYEMRPSWSRTYAHGNELKAYAERCVEKYRLWDHIRFNTTITEACFDENATRWHLTSANGEEFTARFVINCSGVLSRPKWPEIKGVRDFAGVTLHTARWDNAKDLSGKRVAVIGTGASAVQLIPEVAKKAESLTVFQRTPIYCLPKPDFPIPTWGGRLLHFLPGAQLATRTASQAFVEITFPIAAHFHTVIPFADVMESAAKRYMRREVHDPTTREQLIPRYSLGCKRPSFHNSYLATYNRSNVSLETSGITHIDHASVHTRDGKAHPIDVLILATGFKVMESGNMPTYVLKGRGGLEQATWWGEHRLQAFEGVSVPGFPNHFNIFGPYGYNGSSYFTLIEAQSRHIVRCLRRARALGANWVEVKKEANDRYFAEVLRRRHRQVFWQPSCSSANSYYFDRHGDVPLRPSTTLETYWRSRTFRLSDYRFENRPEEVCPR, encoded by the coding sequence ATGGATCGCAAGTCCGACCGTAATTACGAGATAATTATCATAGGAGCTGGATTTTCCGGCATCGGGTCTGGCATTAGCTTGATGAAGGCGGGATTTACCGACTTCTTGATGGTTGATGACGCCGATGGCGTAGGTGGTACGTGGCACTGGAACACCTACCCGGGTATCGCTGTCGATATACCGTCGTTCAGTTATCAATTCTCATACGAAATGCGGCCCTCTTGGTCGCGCACGTACGCCCACGGCAATGAGCTCAAAGCCTATGCCGAGCGATGTGTTGAAAAGTATCGGCTCTGGGACCATATTCGTTTCAACACAACCATTACCGAGGCTTGTTTCGACGAGAACGCAACACGGTGGCATTTGACCAGTGCCAATGGTGAGGAGTTCACGGCACGCTTCGTGATAAATTGCTCCGGCGTTCTCAGTCGGCCAAAGTGGCCTGAAATCAAGGGGGTGCGAGATTTCGCCGGCGTTACGCTCCACACGGCTAGATGGGACAATGCCAAAGATCTCAGCGGGAAGAGGGTTGCAGTAATCGGTACCGGTGCATCGGCGGTGCAACTGATACCCGAAGTCGCAAAGAAAGCAGAGAGTCTGACGGTATTTCAGCGAACTCCAATTTATTGTCTGCCGAAGCCAGACTTCCCCATACCGACGTGGGGTGGAAGGCTTCTACATTTCCTGCCGGGGGCACAATTGGCGACCCGGACCGCCAGCCAGGCGTTCGTGGAAATCACTTTCCCAATCGCCGCTCACTTTCATACGGTGATACCGTTCGCCGATGTCATGGAGAGCGCCGCAAAGCGGTACATGCGGCGTGAGGTCCATGACCCGACGACGAGAGAACAACTCATTCCGCGCTACTCGTTGGGCTGTAAACGACCCAGCTTCCACAATTCCTATCTCGCAACCTACAACCGGTCCAACGTTTCGCTCGAGACGAGCGGCATAACCCATATCGACCATGCATCCGTCCATACTCGAGACGGCAAAGCTCATCCCATTGACGTCTTGATCCTGGCCACCGGCTTCAAAGTGATGGAGTCGGGCAACATGCCTACTTACGTATTGAAGGGACGCGGCGGGCTGGAGCAGGCTACATGGTGGGGCGAGCATCGACTGCAGGCCTTCGAAGGGGTGAGCGTCCCGGGATTTCCGAATCATTTCAACATCTTCGGCCCGTACGGCTACAACGGTTCCTCGTACTTCACGCTCATCGAGGCGCAGAGTCGGCACATCGTCCGGTGTCTTCGTCGCGCGCGGGCGCTGGGTGCTAACTGGGTGGAGGTCAAGAAGGAGGCGAACGACCGTTATTTCGCCGAAGTGCTAAGGCGGCGTCACAGACAGGTTTTCTGGCAGCCGAGCTGTTCCAGTGCCAACAGCTACTACTTCGACAGGCACGGTGACGTTCCACTCCGTCCATCAACGACTCTGGAGACCTATTGGCGGAGCCGCACCTTTCGCCTCTCGGACTACCGATTCGAGAATCGGCCCGAAGAGGTGTGTCCCCGGTGA
- a CDS encoding alpha/beta hydrolase translates to MTRMDAPDWQPSLASHLVAMSSRTTLRPLAQLMPSNAYGLAVMDRVLRTALVASRPRRGVTVRKVDTVFAGGPVRGDWITTPAINPHANPLLYIHGGAYSMCSPETHRGLLGELASASGRPIFAVKYRLAPRYPYPAAADDALNAYRWLTSGGSPGSCQRTVAVAGDSAGGQLTMATALGARAVGLPLPDAMLLMSPVLDLRCELARARELRRRDPFASAQSAARALDLYVGGADRGDPRLSVLDADLTSMPPILIQVGGREMLIDDSRRLAERLQSAGSHVDIQVYRGQIHVFQAMFRILPEARDAIHRAGRFLEASEVR, encoded by the coding sequence GTGACCAGAATGGATGCCCCTGACTGGCAGCCCAGTCTTGCCAGTCATCTCGTCGCGATGTCCTCGCGAACCACGCTGCGGCCACTGGCGCAGCTGATGCCATCAAACGCCTACGGACTTGCGGTGATGGATCGCGTGCTTCGAACAGCGCTCGTAGCCTCACGGCCTCGGCGCGGCGTCACAGTGCGCAAGGTTGACACTGTATTCGCCGGAGGCCCGGTTCGTGGGGACTGGATCACCACGCCTGCCATTAATCCGCATGCCAACCCTTTGCTGTACATCCACGGCGGCGCCTATTCTATGTGCTCGCCGGAGACGCACCGCGGTCTTCTTGGTGAACTCGCCTCGGCGAGCGGGCGCCCCATCTTCGCAGTGAAGTATCGTCTTGCCCCGCGGTATCCCTATCCCGCAGCCGCGGACGATGCGCTGAATGCGTATCGCTGGCTTACCAGCGGAGGGTCCCCGGGTTCTTGTCAGCGCACCGTCGCGGTTGCCGGCGATTCAGCGGGCGGTCAGCTCACGATGGCCACGGCCTTGGGCGCTCGTGCAGTTGGATTGCCGCTCCCTGATGCGATGCTGCTGATGTCTCCCGTCCTGGATCTCAGGTGCGAACTTGCCAGAGCGCGTGAACTTCGCCGCCGGGATCCTTTTGCCTCCGCTCAATCAGCGGCGCGCGCTCTTGACCTCTACGTAGGTGGCGCAGATCGCGGAGATCCGCGCCTCAGCGTGCTTGACGCGGACCTCACCTCGATGCCGCCGATCCTCATTCAGGTGGGCGGGAGAGAAATGTTGATCGATGACTCGCGCCGTCTCGCCGAGCGACTTCAATCAGCTGGATCCCACGTCGACATCCAGGTATACCGGGGACAGATCCATGTATTCCAGGCTATGTTCCGGATTCTTCCCGAAGCCCGAGACGCGATTCATCGAGCGGGACGCTTCCTTGAAGCCTCGGAAGTCAGGTGA
- a CDS encoding flavin-containing monooxygenase, with translation MSSNFATACRAYDPSIVIIGAGFAGVAMAHRLKKDGFTNFTILEKAADIGGVWRDNTYPGAACDVPSALYSLSYKPNPRWSRRYAEQPEILKYLQQLVESGGLAAHLRTQTEVVAMTFDDQPGRWTLVTNSNETITCDVVVSAVGQLSLPHVPVIADADTFQGPRFHSARWDRSVSLRGKQVAVIGTGASAIQFVPHIAQEAEHVTLYQRTAPWILPKWDSRYGVLHDRVSELLPMALRLERFAVWLIFELLAVTLVDAKPLSRVLGAIARRHLHRQVASPSLREQLMPSDAPGCKRVLFSNDYYPAIASDRVSLVPKAIAELCDNGVKTVDGKFRPADVVIYGTGFRATDFLAPMSVRGSRGVSLAEGWKTQAYAYLGITVPMFPNLFLLYGPNTNVGSGSILYMIESQVRHIATLIKAVAAHPGHAIDVRAESAQRYNTRLRRRLRRSVWALCASWYRTSSGEIPTNWPGPTLVYRLLTRKPHSGDYVLRNVGRLKVGDPAEPSLAD, from the coding sequence ATGAGCAGCAACTTCGCGACGGCCTGTCGCGCGTACGATCCGTCGATCGTGATCATCGGGGCCGGCTTCGCCGGGGTTGCGATGGCCCACCGGCTGAAGAAGGACGGGTTCACGAACTTCACGATCCTGGAAAAGGCTGCAGACATCGGGGGTGTTTGGCGTGACAACACCTATCCGGGAGCGGCCTGCGACGTGCCGTCAGCGTTGTACTCACTCTCGTACAAGCCCAATCCTCGTTGGTCACGGCGATATGCCGAGCAGCCCGAGATACTCAAGTACCTCCAACAACTCGTGGAGAGTGGCGGACTGGCCGCGCATCTGCGTACCCAGACCGAAGTTGTCGCAATGACCTTCGATGACCAGCCAGGGCGTTGGACCCTGGTTACGAACTCGAACGAGACAATAACCTGCGATGTCGTCGTCTCGGCCGTGGGTCAGCTCTCCTTGCCCCACGTACCCGTTATTGCCGACGCAGACACCTTCCAGGGGCCGCGCTTTCATTCGGCGCGTTGGGACCGATCGGTTTCGCTTCGCGGCAAGCAAGTAGCCGTCATCGGCACAGGAGCTAGTGCCATCCAATTCGTGCCACACATCGCCCAGGAGGCGGAGCATGTCACGCTATATCAGCGCACGGCTCCGTGGATCTTGCCGAAGTGGGACAGCAGGTATGGAGTCCTTCACGACAGGGTGAGCGAGTTATTGCCGATGGCGCTGCGCCTCGAGCGTTTCGCGGTATGGCTAATTTTCGAGTTGCTCGCTGTGACGCTAGTCGACGCGAAGCCCCTCTCACGCGTCCTCGGTGCGATCGCGCGCCGCCACCTACATCGGCAGGTTGCTAGCCCATCTTTGCGCGAGCAATTGATGCCTTCGGACGCGCCAGGGTGCAAGCGAGTGCTGTTCTCGAATGATTACTATCCAGCAATCGCGAGTGATCGCGTGTCGTTGGTGCCGAAGGCTATCGCAGAGCTCTGCGACAACGGTGTCAAGACCGTGGATGGAAAGTTTCGTCCTGCAGATGTCGTGATCTACGGAACCGGGTTTCGCGCCACCGATTTTCTCGCCCCGATGTCCGTGCGCGGCTCTCGCGGAGTCTCCTTGGCCGAGGGTTGGAAGACCCAGGCGTACGCATATCTGGGCATCACTGTCCCCATGTTCCCGAACCTGTTCCTGCTTTATGGTCCCAACACGAATGTGGGCTCGGGGTCGATCCTCTACATGATCGAGTCACAAGTCCGTCACATCGCAACGCTCATCAAAGCCGTGGCTGCTCATCCGGGTCATGCGATCGATGTCAGGGCGGAGAGCGCGCAACGCTACAACACGCGCTTGAGAAGGCGACTACGGAGGTCGGTGTGGGCGCTGTGTGCGAGCTGGTATCGAACCTCGAGCGGGGAAATCCCGACGAACTGGCCGGGGCCTACCTTGGTTTATCGACTCCTTACCCGGAAGCCGCACAGCGGCGATTACGTCTTGAGAAACGTCGGGCGTCTAAAGGTCGGAGACCCTGCAGAACCGAGCCTGGCCGACTAA